Proteins from a genomic interval of Fimbriimonadaceae bacterium:
- a CDS encoding DegT/DnrJ/EryC1/StrS family aminotransferase yields the protein MRVPFIDLKTQYNEVKDTVEASFAEILSSGAYVLGRFNKELEEGLAQRHGVKHGIAVNSGTDALRIMMQAAGVGPGDEVIVPAFTFVATVEVVVQIGATPVFADIDADTFCLDPEAVKRAVTSKTKAVLPVHLYGQLADVKAFDAIAKENGLLVFEDGAQAVLSHHEGIYTGAWGVASGLSFYVTKNLGAAGDGGLILTNDDEVARRSRSLRIHGMGRERYYYDEVGYTSRMPELQAAFLCAKLARLDDWNARRASVASTYLRDMAGLPLHLPTTSPGNHHTWHQFSVRTPRRDALMAHLKENEVDSAIYYPVPLHLHEPYAHFGKGKGSLPVTEEVSDQVLCLPVHQNMTDEQAAWVVESVRSFSTANV from the coding sequence GTGCGCGTGCCTTTCATCGACCTGAAAACGCAGTACAACGAAGTCAAGGACACCGTCGAGGCGTCGTTCGCCGAGATTCTGTCGAGCGGAGCCTACGTCTTGGGCAGGTTCAACAAGGAGCTTGAGGAGGGCCTCGCCCAGCGCCACGGCGTGAAGCACGGGATCGCGGTGAACAGCGGCACTGACGCTCTGCGCATCATGATGCAGGCCGCCGGCGTCGGCCCGGGCGACGAGGTCATCGTCCCCGCTTTCACGTTCGTCGCCACGGTGGAGGTCGTCGTCCAGATCGGGGCCACTCCCGTCTTCGCCGACATTGACGCCGACACCTTCTGCCTGGACCCCGAGGCCGTCAAGAGGGCGGTGACGAGCAAGACCAAGGCCGTCCTTCCCGTGCACCTCTACGGCCAGCTCGCCGACGTCAAGGCGTTTGACGCGATCGCCAAGGAGAATGGGTTGCTTGTCTTTGAGGACGGCGCGCAGGCGGTGCTGAGCCACCACGAAGGCATTTACACCGGAGCGTGGGGCGTGGCGAGCGGCCTCAGCTTCTACGTGACCAAGAACCTGGGCGCGGCGGGCGACGGCGGCCTGATCCTGACCAACGACGATGAAGTCGCCCGGCGCAGCCGCAGCCTGCGGATCCATGGGATGGGCCGTGAGCGTTACTACTACGACGAGGTCGGCTATACCAGCCGCATGCCGGAGTTGCAGGCCGCCTTCCTCTGCGCGAAGCTGGCCCGCCTCGACGATTGGAACGCGAGACGGGCGTCGGTCGCTTCGACCTACCTGCGGGACATGGCGGGTCTGCCGCTGCACCTGCCGACCACTTCACCCGGCAACCATCACACCTGGCACCAGTTCAGCGTCCGCACTCCCCGTCGCGACGCCCTCATGGCCCACCTGAAAGAGAACGAGGTCGATTCCGCGATCTACTATCCCGTGCCGCTCCACTTGCACGAGCCGTACGCGCACTTTGGAAAGGGCAAGGGTTCGTTGCCGGTCACCGAAGAAGTGTCCGACCAAGTTCTGTGTCTGCCCGTCCACCAAAACATGACCGACGAGCAAGCGGCCTGGGTGGTCGAGTCTGTGCGGAGCTTCTCGACTGCCAACGTGTGA
- the maf gene encoding septum formation protein Maf — translation MKGTRTVPQYGAGDGEVQGPEGHNGGVRPLPWPVVLASASPRRQDLLRRLVPEFEVLPADIDEDALTVDDPYATAQKLARTKALAVAESRPEAMVVAGDTVVALQDGNEWRQLAKPIDEAHAVAMLTLLSGRTHTVVTGVCLRWPGGLSAFTEASKVTFRALKPGEAEAYVDTGSPMDKAGAYGLQDGSQSFVEKVEGSVTNVVGLPLERLEEAFASLTARK, via the coding sequence ATGAAAGGCACGCGCACGGTGCCCCAGTATGGGGCTGGTGACGGAGAGGTCCAGGGGCCGGAGGGGCACAATGGCGGGGTGCGCCCTTTGCCCTGGCCCGTAGTCCTCGCCTCGGCGTCACCCCGCCGCCAAGACCTGCTCCGGCGCTTGGTCCCGGAGTTCGAAGTCCTGCCGGCCGACATTGACGAGGACGCCCTCACTGTCGACGACCCGTACGCGACGGCGCAGAAGTTGGCGCGGACAAAGGCCTTGGCCGTGGCGGAGTCTCGCCCCGAGGCCATGGTGGTCGCCGGGGACACCGTCGTGGCCCTCCAAGACGGCAATGAATGGCGGCAGTTGGCAAAGCCAATTGACGAGGCCCACGCTGTGGCGATGCTGACCTTGCTTTCTGGACGCACCCACACCGTCGTCACCGGCGTCTGCCTCCGCTGGCCTGGTGGCCTTTCGGCGTTCACCGAGGCGAGCAAGGTGACGTTTCGGGCCCTGAAGCCGGGTGAGGCGGAGGCATACGTGGACACCGGCTCGCCGATGGACAAGGCGGGGGCCTACGGACTGCAGGACGGGTCCCAGAGCTTTGTCGAGAAGGTGGAAGGCTCGGTGACGAACGTGGTCGGCCTGCCCTTGGAGCGGTTGGAAGAGGCCTTCGCGAGTCTGACGGCCCGCAAATGA
- a CDS encoding thymidine phosphorylase — MDAVSVIAHRRDGLVQTAEELSALANAAADGTWTDDQLAAWLMAAYLRPLTLDETADLTLAMAGSGERLDLGGLPRPRLDKHSTGGVGDKTTLVLLPLLASLGLTMVKMSGRGLGITGGTIDKLESVPGFRVDLTPQEMVAQAGQIGLALTGQTPRLAPADGKLYALRDVTATVASIPLITSSILSKKIAGGAETVVIDVKCGSGAFMRDATSARELASWLTEVGRRAGLHVATHVTDMDQPLGRCAGNALEVKEALAVLAGRETGRFADLCVRLAHSALAEVGRPTDIDEVRRALVDGRALAKARDWFAAQGADMTVFDSDDWACAPHVHDVVWPGPAGWVERIDAQAVGLAVVHLGGGRESKADRIDPTVGVETLVTVGDRVEVGQVVLRVHSRRTAPPDIAGAVHVAPGPVPASPLFLD, encoded by the coding sequence ATGGACGCCGTCTCGGTCATCGCCCATCGCCGTGACGGCCTTGTGCAGACCGCCGAGGAACTCAGCGCCCTCGCCAATGCGGCCGCCGACGGTACCTGGACCGACGACCAACTCGCCGCCTGGCTGATGGCCGCCTACCTCCGTCCCTTGACCCTCGACGAGACCGCGGACCTCACCCTCGCGATGGCCGGTTCTGGTGAGCGGCTGGACCTGGGCGGCCTTCCCCGTCCTCGCTTGGACAAGCACTCCACCGGCGGAGTCGGCGACAAGACGACCCTTGTCCTCCTCCCCCTCCTCGCCAGCTTGGGCCTGACCATGGTCAAGATGAGCGGCCGTGGCCTGGGAATCACCGGGGGCACGATTGACAAACTGGAGTCCGTGCCCGGGTTCCGGGTGGACCTCACGCCGCAGGAGATGGTCGCCCAGGCCGGGCAGATCGGCCTCGCCCTCACCGGGCAGACGCCCCGTCTCGCCCCCGCCGACGGCAAGCTCTACGCCCTCCGCGACGTCACCGCGACGGTCGCGTCGATCCCCCTCATCACCAGCAGCATCCTCAGCAAGAAGATCGCCGGCGGGGCGGAGACCGTGGTGATCGACGTGAAATGCGGATCGGGGGCGTTCATGCGCGACGCCACTTCGGCCCGAGAGCTCGCCAGTTGGCTGACGGAGGTGGGCCGCCGGGCCGGGCTCCACGTCGCGACCCATGTCACCGACATGGACCAGCCCTTGGGCCGCTGCGCGGGAAACGCCCTCGAAGTCAAGGAGGCGCTGGCCGTCCTCGCCGGGAGGGAGACGGGCCGGTTCGCCGACCTGTGCGTCAGGCTCGCCCATTCGGCCCTGGCGGAAGTCGGCCGCCCCACCGACATCGACGAGGTCCGCCGAGCCCTCGTCGACGGCCGGGCCTTGGCCAAGGCCCGCGACTGGTTCGCCGCCCAGGGTGCAGACATGACCGTCTTTGACTCCGACGACTGGGCATGCGCCCCTCACGTCCACGACGTGGTCTGGCCAGGCCCGGCGGGTTGGGTGGAGCGCATCGACGCCCAAGCGGTCGGCCTGGCCGTCGTCCACCTCGGGGGCGGCCGCGAGTCCAAGGCGGACCGGATCGACCCTACCGTCGGCGTCGAGACCCTCGTCACCGTGGGCGACCGTGTCGAGGTCGGCCAGGTCGTGCTGCGGGTCCACTCCCGGCGAACCGCCCCGCCCGACATCGCTGGAGCCGTCCACGTGGCCCCGGGGCCCGTGCCTGCGTCACCTCTGTTCCTCGACTGA
- a CDS encoding sugar ABC transporter substrate-binding protein, with translation MSNPGPWKLAVVMALGAVWASGCVPDGDRKVLRVANWGGAGDDSAVMVAYREVFEEFERQHPGVEIQVEGTPGSQDYVNKMLLSFVAKSAPDVITLDASSSGVFVDNGLMRDLTPFIAQDKQFSIDAYFPNVLDIYRRGGKQYGVPLDFTPMVVYANRRLFREAGVPVPKPDWTVDDFRQTARQLTKGNKYGFNFTTWMPGWIMWVWNNGGDVLSADGGQASGHLDGPESTAALQMLADMVLVDKSAPALSQAAAAGVDPFANGDCAMEVSGHWALTSFAESEHLDLDDIVVLPMPRANGKPSKTVVYAAAMGVSRDAKDPGLAWEFVKYMTSAPVQRKIQASRVAVCARKDVARELAKDDREKAFLAITATARPPWGSRVRGYDFVETEGAKLMDGVLKNGLDLRQGARQAAGEIDRYLAKQ, from the coding sequence ATGTCGAACCCTGGCCCCTGGAAGTTAGCCGTCGTCATGGCCTTAGGGGCTGTCTGGGCGTCCGGGTGCGTTCCGGACGGAGACCGTAAAGTCCTCCGCGTCGCCAACTGGGGCGGGGCGGGCGATGACAGCGCGGTGATGGTCGCCTATCGCGAGGTCTTCGAAGAGTTCGAGCGGCAACACCCCGGTGTCGAAATCCAGGTCGAGGGGACACCCGGGTCGCAGGACTACGTCAACAAGATGCTCCTCAGCTTTGTCGCCAAGTCAGCCCCCGACGTGATCACGCTCGACGCTTCCAGTAGCGGCGTCTTCGTCGACAACGGGCTGATGCGCGACCTGACTCCGTTCATCGCCCAAGACAAGCAGTTCTCGATCGACGCCTATTTTCCCAACGTCCTCGACATCTACCGGCGCGGCGGGAAGCAGTATGGGGTGCCCCTCGACTTCACACCGATGGTCGTCTACGCGAACCGTAGACTGTTCCGCGAGGCGGGAGTCCCCGTCCCCAAGCCCGATTGGACGGTCGACGACTTCCGCCAGACCGCCCGCCAACTCACCAAAGGGAACAAATACGGGTTCAACTTCACCACCTGGATGCCCGGCTGGATCATGTGGGTCTGGAACAACGGTGGTGACGTCCTCTCTGCGGACGGCGGCCAAGCTTCTGGCCACCTGGACGGGCCCGAGTCGACCGCCGCACTCCAAATGCTTGCCGACATGGTCTTGGTCGACAAGTCGGCGCCTGCCCTCTCCCAGGCCGCCGCGGCCGGGGTCGACCCCTTCGCCAACGGAGACTGCGCGATGGAAGTGAGCGGACACTGGGCCCTGACGTCGTTCGCCGAGTCCGAGCACCTGGACCTCGACGACATTGTCGTCCTCCCCATGCCGCGCGCCAACGGCAAGCCGAGCAAGACGGTGGTTTACGCCGCCGCCATGGGGGTGTCGAGGGACGCGAAAGACCCTGGGCTCGCGTGGGAGTTCGTCAAATACATGACGAGCGCCCCCGTCCAGCGAAAGATCCAGGCCTCCCGGGTCGCGGTCTGCGCCCGCAAAGACGTGGCCCGTGAGTTGGCCAAGGACGACCGGGAAAAGGCGTTCCTCGCCATCACCGCCACGGCCCGGCCACCCTGGGGCAGCCGGGTGCGGGGGTACGACTTTGTCGAGACCGAAGGGGCCAAGCTGATGGACGGCGTCCTCAAGAACGGTCTGGACCTTCGGCAAGGGGCACGCCAAGCCGCCGGGGAGATCGACCGCTACCTGGCCAAGCAGTAG
- a CDS encoding winged helix-turn-helix domain-containing protein, with the protein MATKTLADSPMWSYLTNHAFVLLCLFRNPDVRLREVALTVGVTERAVQRIVSELEADGVLTRTRVGRRNTYTIAMDSPFRCGLVKDRTVGELLQFLGK; encoded by the coding sequence ATGGCCACCAAGACTCTCGCCGACAGCCCGATGTGGTCGTATCTGACTAACCACGCCTTCGTCCTTCTGTGCCTGTTTAGGAACCCCGATGTGCGCCTTCGCGAGGTGGCTCTCACCGTGGGAGTCACGGAACGGGCCGTCCAACGGATCGTGTCCGAACTTGAGGCCGACGGAGTCTTGACCCGGACGCGGGTGGGACGGCGCAACACGTACACGATCGCCATGGACTCGCCGTTCCGATGTGGCTTGGTCAAGGACCGGACCGTGGGCGAACTGCTTCAGTTTCTTGGCAAGTAG
- a CDS encoding helix-turn-helix transcriptional regulator — protein sequence MSNKVRTRSGPGEHDIEDISRAFKALGDSTRLGIVAFLCQVTAAGQDGATVGEVSKAVTGIDKANPRISFHLKELKSAGLITVEKQGKFIVCRPDVGRLAKVISYMSALGHSAGVGL from the coding sequence ATGAGCAACAAGGTGCGTACCAGGTCTGGGCCGGGCGAACACGATATCGAAGACATTTCGCGGGCGTTTAAAGCGTTGGGCGACTCCACACGCCTCGGCATTGTCGCCTTCCTTTGTCAGGTGACAGCAGCGGGTCAAGACGGCGCCACCGTCGGCGAGGTGAGCAAAGCCGTCACCGGGATCGACAAGGCCAACCCAAGGATCAGCTTCCACCTCAAGGAACTCAAATCTGCCGGTCTGATCACGGTCGAGAAGCAAGGCAAGTTCATCGTCTGCCGGCCCGACGTCGGCCGCTTGGCGAAGGTGATCTCCTACATGTCTGCGCTGGGCCACAGTGCGGGCGTGGGGCTCTGA
- the icd gene encoding NADP-dependent isocitrate dehydrogenase, which translates to MPSVVTMSPTGLVVPDEPIIPYIEGDGTGPDIWAASVRVFDASVEKAYGGKRKVSWREVLAGEKAFIQTGEWLPQATLDDFNSHLIGIKGPLTTPVGGGIRSLNVALRQILDLYVCLRPVRWFEGVPSPVKDPGAVDMVIFRENTEDIYAGIEFAAGTPEAQETLDFLRAKFPKMFDKVRFGTVEKTRDFLTATGQDSEPEVMVGIGIKPVSESGSMRLAYAAIKYAIDNGRKSVTLVHKGNIMKFTEGAFRDWGYQLAKEVFGAVEIDGGPWCQIPAGKPGAGLVIKDAIADITLQQVLTRPKDFDVIATLNLNGDYLSDALAAQVGGIGIAPGANINYLTGHAIFEATHGTAPKYAGLDKVNPSSVILSGEMMFRYLGWTEAADLILKGMDGAIGSKKVTYDFARLMEGATEISCSAFGDNIIAHMG; encoded by the coding sequence ATGCCTAGCGTCGTCACCATGTCGCCGACCGGGCTCGTCGTGCCCGACGAGCCGATCATCCCGTACATCGAGGGAGACGGGACGGGCCCGGACATCTGGGCCGCGTCAGTCCGTGTGTTTGACGCCTCGGTGGAGAAGGCCTATGGCGGAAAGAGGAAGGTCTCGTGGCGCGAGGTCTTGGCCGGTGAGAAGGCGTTTATCCAGACAGGCGAGTGGTTGCCCCAAGCGACGCTGGACGACTTCAACTCCCACCTGATCGGTATCAAGGGCCCCCTGACGACGCCCGTCGGTGGCGGTATCCGGTCGCTCAACGTCGCCCTTCGCCAGATCCTCGACCTCTATGTTTGTCTGCGCCCTGTTCGTTGGTTCGAGGGGGTGCCATCTCCGGTGAAAGACCCCGGTGCGGTGGACATGGTCATCTTCCGCGAGAACACCGAGGACATCTACGCGGGCATCGAGTTCGCCGCCGGCACGCCGGAAGCCCAGGAGACGCTCGACTTTCTCCGCGCGAAGTTTCCCAAGATGTTCGACAAGGTGCGGTTCGGCACCGTTGAGAAGACCAGAGACTTTCTCACGGCGACCGGTCAAGACTCTGAACCCGAGGTCATGGTCGGGATCGGCATCAAGCCGGTCTCCGAGTCGGGCTCCATGCGCCTCGCCTACGCGGCGATCAAATACGCGATCGACAACGGGCGGAAGAGCGTGACCCTGGTCCACAAAGGCAACATCATGAAGTTCACCGAGGGCGCGTTCCGCGACTGGGGCTACCAGTTGGCGAAGGAAGTCTTCGGAGCCGTCGAGATCGACGGCGGGCCGTGGTGCCAAATCCCCGCCGGTAAGCCGGGTGCAGGCCTGGTCATCAAGGACGCCATCGCGGACATCACCCTTCAGCAGGTGTTGACCCGGCCGAAGGACTTCGACGTCATCGCCACGCTGAACCTGAACGGGGACTACTTGAGCGACGCCTTGGCGGCGCAGGTGGGCGGCATCGGCATCGCGCCTGGGGCGAACATCAACTACCTGACCGGTCACGCGATCTTCGAGGCCACCCACGGCACGGCTCCCAAGTACGCCGGTCTCGACAAGGTGAACCCGAGCTCGGTGATCCTGAGCGGCGAGATGATGTTCCGGTACCTGGGCTGGACCGAGGCGGCTGACCTGATCCTGAAGGGCATGGACGGGGCGATCGGGTCAAAGAAGGTGACCTACGACTTTGCCCGGCTCATGGAAGGTGCGACTGAGATCAGTTGCAGCGCTTTTGGGGACAACATCATCGCCCACATGGGCTGA
- a CDS encoding SIS domain-containing protein — MAGVFARSFFDAERLMREFRSDESAMATLDDLAARLTQCFRDGNKVMAAGNGGSHADALHFCEEWTGRFKKDRVPLPAIALGEATHMTCVGNDYGFEHGLSRLVTALAKPGDMLVLLSTSGNSDNLVLAAQASREAGARTVGFLGRGGGRLAPLCDDVVMAPGETSDRIQEVHMCALHAWIEEVEVRLGVAGV, encoded by the coding sequence ATGGCTGGCGTCTTTGCGCGTTCCTTCTTCGACGCGGAACGTCTGATGCGCGAGTTCAGGTCCGACGAGTCGGCCATGGCGACGCTGGACGACCTTGCCGCGCGGCTGACCCAGTGCTTCAGGGACGGGAACAAAGTGATGGCGGCGGGCAACGGTGGGAGCCATGCCGACGCCCTCCACTTCTGCGAGGAGTGGACGGGACGGTTCAAGAAGGACCGCGTCCCCCTGCCCGCCATCGCCTTGGGCGAGGCCACCCACATGACTTGCGTGGGGAACGACTACGGCTTCGAACACGGCCTGAGCCGTCTGGTCACCGCATTGGCAAAACCGGGTGACATGCTCGTCCTCTTGAGCACGAGCGGGAACTCGGACAACCTGGTCCTGGCCGCCCAGGCCTCCCGCGAGGCTGGTGCCCGCACCGTAGGGTTCCTCGGTCGGGGTGGCGGTCGGCTTGCCCCGCTTTGCGACGACGTCGTCATGGCTCCGGGAGAGACGTCGGACAGGATCCAGGAGGTCCACATGTGCGCCCTGCACGCGTGGATCGAAGAGGTCGAGGTCCGGCTTGGGGTGGCGGGTGTCTGA
- the rfaE2 gene encoding D-glycero-beta-D-manno-heptose 1-phosphate adenylyltransferase, translated as MSTAFDNPEAVKAALLHGFRDLRVLVVGDLMLDMYVRGAVHRVSPEAPVPVVRAADQDPDQDVCLGGAANAALNLARLGVKVELVGCLGDDAPGRSFLARAADEQIGTGAVETVAGRRTTTKTRVLGGGQQVVRVDVEDTSDFENSVYERLSDSLVTALSADKFDAVVLSDYAKGVCAPNLCANLMRTAGLRGVKVYVDPKGVDVEKYRGACLVKPNEAEMSAIARHHGWAEDAVAASVQMAGHLDSRVAVTLGERGIQIDTEGRFASESADQREVFDVSGAGDTVMATLAAASAAGIGWADAARLANLAALQVIREVGTRPVDRARLLVSVISHVRRDSDSKHFALDELVDLREAWRAQGLSVALTNGCFDLLHAGHVKLLESCAKTADRLVVALNSDESITRLKGEGRPLMPEDQRLTVLSALQSIDAVVVFGEDTPINVVKALRPDVLVKGADYTKDRVVGADIVESYGGRVELVPLWEGLSTTRLAAAINKL; from the coding sequence ATGAGCACGGCGTTCGACAACCCGGAGGCGGTCAAAGCGGCCCTCCTGCACGGGTTCAGGGACTTGCGGGTGTTGGTCGTCGGCGACCTGATGCTCGACATGTACGTCCGGGGCGCCGTGCACCGGGTTTCGCCCGAGGCCCCTGTGCCGGTCGTCCGTGCCGCCGATCAAGACCCAGACCAAGACGTGTGCTTGGGCGGCGCGGCGAACGCCGCGCTCAATCTGGCCCGGTTAGGAGTCAAGGTCGAGTTGGTCGGGTGCCTTGGCGACGACGCGCCGGGCAGGTCGTTCCTCGCCCGGGCGGCTGATGAGCAGATCGGGACCGGAGCGGTCGAGACCGTCGCCGGACGCCGCACGACGACCAAGACCCGCGTCCTCGGCGGGGGGCAGCAGGTGGTGCGGGTCGATGTGGAGGACACCTCGGACTTCGAGAACTCGGTGTACGAGCGGCTGTCCGATTCCTTGGTCACCGCCCTGTCCGCGGACAAGTTCGACGCCGTCGTCTTGTCAGACTACGCCAAGGGCGTCTGCGCGCCAAACCTGTGTGCAAACCTCATGCGCACCGCCGGGCTGCGCGGCGTGAAGGTCTATGTGGACCCGAAGGGGGTTGACGTGGAGAAGTATCGGGGCGCGTGCCTCGTCAAACCCAATGAGGCGGAGATGTCGGCGATCGCCCGCCATCATGGCTGGGCCGAGGACGCGGTGGCCGCGTCGGTCCAGATGGCCGGGCACTTGGACTCCCGGGTCGCCGTGACCCTGGGCGAACGCGGGATCCAGATCGACACGGAGGGAAGGTTTGCCAGTGAAAGCGCCGACCAACGCGAAGTCTTCGATGTGTCTGGGGCGGGTGACACCGTGATGGCCACGCTCGCCGCCGCCTCGGCGGCTGGCATCGGATGGGCGGACGCCGCGCGGTTGGCGAACCTCGCCGCTCTTCAGGTGATCCGAGAGGTCGGCACTCGGCCGGTAGATCGGGCCCGGCTGCTCGTGTCTGTCATCAGCCACGTCCGCCGCGACTCGGACAGCAAGCACTTCGCGCTGGACGAGTTGGTCGACCTGCGCGAGGCCTGGCGCGCCCAGGGCTTGTCCGTCGCCCTCACCAACGGATGCTTCGACCTTCTCCACGCGGGGCACGTCAAATTGCTCGAGTCATGTGCCAAGACCGCAGACCGGCTTGTCGTCGCGTTGAACTCTGATGAGTCGATCACCAGGCTGAAGGGCGAGGGCAGGCCCCTCATGCCGGAAGACCAGCGACTGACCGTCCTGTCCGCCCTCCAGTCGATCGACGCGGTAGTCGTCTTCGGCGAAGACACTCCGATCAACGTGGTCAAGGCGTTGAGGCCCGACGTTTTGGTCAAAGGGGCCGACTACACCAAGGACCGGGTCGTCGGAGCCGACATCGTCGAATCGTATGGCGGGCGGGTCGAGCTTGTCCCGCTCTGGGAGGGCCTCAGCACAACGCGCCTGGCCGCCGCGATCAACAAGCTGTGA
- the rfaD gene encoding ADP-glyceromanno-heptose 6-epimerase: MSGLVVLTGGAGFVGSRLLRALNQGGCDNVLVVDNLDSDPAKLRNLDGLKLADYIHKDIFIRLVDDGKFNQQVDVVFHQGACTDTLVRDEAYMMANNTAWSKRLLHWAVRNSTKFVYASSAAVYGLGSSYSESERDIVPLNIYGYSKLMFDRHVETLAPGVDSTMVGLRYFNVYGPGDRHKGRMASMVTQFADQVKATGVAKLFGPSPGYAAGEQTRDFVHVDDVVALNLHFWQSDPRQGVVNAGTGVARTWNDLARAVVAALGTGRIEYVPFPAGLLAHYQTHTQADLSRLRSWGCPHQFRTLEDGVAQTLSAS, encoded by the coding sequence GTGAGCGGCTTGGTCGTCTTGACCGGCGGAGCCGGGTTTGTCGGGTCACGCCTCTTGCGCGCCCTGAACCAGGGGGGATGCGACAACGTCCTTGTCGTTGACAACTTGGACAGTGATCCGGCGAAGCTGCGCAATCTCGACGGCCTCAAGCTGGCCGACTACATCCACAAGGACATTTTCATCCGGCTTGTCGATGACGGGAAGTTCAACCAACAGGTGGATGTGGTGTTCCACCAGGGCGCATGCACGGACACACTGGTGCGTGACGAGGCCTATATGATGGCGAACAACACCGCTTGGTCCAAGAGGCTGCTCCATTGGGCCGTGCGCAACTCGACCAAGTTCGTCTACGCGTCGAGCGCGGCGGTGTACGGTCTGGGGTCATCTTATTCGGAGTCCGAACGAGATATCGTCCCCCTCAACATCTATGGGTACTCCAAGCTGATGTTCGACCGCCATGTCGAGACGCTTGCTCCGGGAGTCGACTCGACGATGGTCGGCCTCCGCTACTTCAACGTGTACGGCCCCGGTGACCGTCACAAAGGTCGGATGGCGTCGATGGTCACTCAGTTCGCCGACCAGGTCAAGGCGACGGGCGTCGCCAAGCTCTTTGGCCCCTCGCCAGGCTACGCGGCGGGCGAGCAGACCCGTGACTTCGTCCACGTTGACGACGTTGTCGCCCTCAACCTCCACTTTTGGCAGAGCGACCCTCGACAGGGTGTCGTGAACGCGGGGACGGGTGTGGCGCGGACTTGGAACGACTTGGCTCGGGCCGTCGTGGCCGCGTTAGGGACGGGTCGGATCGAGTACGTTCCGTTCCCTGCCGGACTGCTGGCCCACTACCAAACCCACACCCAAGCAGACTTGTCCAGGCTCAGGTCTTGGGGTTGTCCACATCAGTTCCGGACACTTGAGGACGGTGTGGCGCAAACATTGTCGGCTTCCTAG
- a CDS encoding phosphotransferase: MSLDAQGVAVSRPMNLAGSTRDFSPEDLYWIASEFDVGPITGLEYFVERGNINLHTFFVQNEEGGGFLLQRLNTDVFTNPYRLMDTMQEWIRHQSASVASRGVQWVPITLVPTRSGAPYLDLSDESGLSVWRTMVRITDTLSYKSLGQVPTRTKSLNLAEETGRGLALNSDLVSEMPTDQLVSSLPGYRDTAGYFKQFHSVLAGNFAAEDVEHLLPASDEVRHATASLYRLALDPAEAERRREDPELAPYIEQILADEQWAMGLQQAVQAGEVRQTAVHGDTKIENFLFCKYTGQVRSLVDLDTIMPYTWLADWGDMVRSLANVAGEKEPDTKQIQVDKDVYAAVTRGFLSTAQEATPAETALMPEAVETIATELGVRFLTDYLRGDNYFLLGPEDPADLNKTRGIGQLTLARRLRELRPWARDTVRQYSR, encoded by the coding sequence ATGTCATTAGACGCCCAAGGAGTGGCCGTCTCTCGCCCCATGAATCTTGCTGGGTCGACCCGCGACTTTTCACCCGAAGACCTTTACTGGATCGCCAGCGAGTTTGACGTCGGCCCGATCACCGGGCTCGAGTACTTTGTCGAACGCGGCAACATCAACCTCCACACCTTCTTTGTCCAAAACGAGGAAGGCGGCGGATTTCTCCTCCAGCGCCTGAACACCGACGTGTTCACCAACCCTTACCGGCTGATGGACACGATGCAAGAGTGGATCAGGCACCAGTCGGCGTCGGTGGCGTCGCGCGGGGTGCAGTGGGTGCCGATCACTTTGGTTCCCACACGGTCTGGCGCCCCCTATCTGGACCTGTCCGACGAGTCGGGGCTCTCCGTCTGGCGCACGATGGTGCGCATCACTGACACCCTTTCCTATAAGAGTCTTGGTCAAGTCCCCACGCGGACGAAGTCGCTCAACCTGGCCGAGGAGACGGGCCGTGGCCTTGCCTTGAACTCTGACCTTGTGTCTGAAATGCCGACTGACCAATTGGTCAGTTCTCTGCCCGGTTACCGTGACACCGCCGGCTACTTCAAGCAGTTCCATTCGGTCTTGGCGGGTAACTTCGCCGCGGAGGATGTCGAGCACCTCCTGCCTGCCTCAGACGAGGTCCGCCATGCGACGGCTTCACTGTATCGCTTGGCCCTCGACCCGGCTGAGGCCGAGCGAAGGCGGGAAGACCCCGAGTTGGCGCCGTACATCGAGCAAATCCTGGCCGACGAGCAGTGGGCCATGGGCCTCCAACAGGCCGTCCAAGCGGGCGAGGTGCGCCAGACCGCCGTCCACGGCGACACCAAAATCGAGAACTTCCTCTTCTGCAAGTACACCGGCCAAGTGCGAAGCCTTGTCGACCTCGACACGATCATGCCTTACACGTGGCTGGCCGACTGGGGGGACATGGTGCGGTCGCTCGCGAATGTCGCCGGGGAGAAAGAGCCTGACACCAAGCAGATCCAGGTTGACAAGGACGTCTACGCCGCGGTGACCCGCGGTTTCCTGAGCACCGCACAGGAGGCCACTCCTGCCGAGACCGCCTTGATGCCGGAGGCGGTAGAGACGATCGCCACCGAGCTCGGTGTCCGGTTCCTGACCGACTATCTGCGGGGAGACAATTACTTCCTGCTTGGCCCAGAAGACCCGGCGGATCTGAACAAGACCCGGGGCATTGGCCAACTGACCCTGGCCAGACGCCTCCGAGAGCTCCGTCCCTGGGCCCGGGACACCGTCCGCCAGTACTCGCGCTGA